One genomic region from Tamandua tetradactyla isolate mTamTet1 chromosome 22 unlocalized genomic scaffold, mTamTet1.pri SUPER_22_unloc_2, whole genome shotgun sequence encodes:
- the LOC143672921 gene encoding olfactory receptor 5V1-like, producing the protein MGIYNLTMNEFILIGISDLPEVRYPLLVVLAVIYQVTFFGNGTILLAIRTEKKLHTPMYYFLANLSLLDIFCPSTIIPKMLENLLTEKQSISFIGCALQLYFLVALAGTEVFLLAVMAYDRSVAICFPLRYTLIMSKQHCAQLVAGIWAAGFLHSLLHTVFTFRLSFCKSHRVNQYYCDIPPLMALSCSSTYVTEMVVLVVAGIFGSSTLLITFISYIYIISTILKIRSTEGKRKAFSTCSSHLLVVGLFYGTAIFTYIRPSYSRHAPTSDRLISMIYVIITPMLNPIIYSLRNTEVKAAIRRLYVM; encoded by the coding sequence ATGGGCATCTACAACCTCACCATGAATGAGTTTATCCTCATAGGAATCTCTGATCTCCCAGAGGTACGCTATCCTCTCCTTGTGGTTTTAGCTGTTATCTATCAGGTCACCTTTTTTGGAAATGGCACCATTCTCCTTGCCATTAGGACTGAGAAAAAACTGCACACACCCATGTATTATTTCTTGGCCAATTTGTCCCTCTTAGACATATTCTGCCCATCAACTATTATTCCTAAGATGCTTGAGAACCTACTGACTGAAAAGCAAAGCATTTCTTTTATTGGGTGTGCTTTGCAGCTTTATTTCCTGGTGGCCCTGGCTGGGACtgaggttttccttctagctgtcatGGCTTATGACCGGTCCGTGGCCATCTGTTTCCCCCTTCGTTACACCCTCATCATGAGTAAGCAACACTGTGCCCAGCTGGTTGCTGGGATTTGGGCAGCAGGgtttcttcattctcttctgcATACAGTGTTCACGTTCCGCCTGTCTTTCTGTAAGTCCCACCGGGTGAACCAATATTATTGTGACATCCCACCACTGATGGCCCTCTCCTGTTCTTCTACCTATGTGACAGAGATGGTTGTTTTAGTGGTGGCAGGTATCTTTGGGAGCAGCACCTTACTCATAacctttatttcttatatttatattatatccaCAATCCTAAAGATCCGGTCAACAGAAGGGAAGCGCAAAGCCTTCTCCACATGCTCTTCCCACCTTCTTGTTGTTGGTCTGTTTTATGGCACAGCAATATTTACTTACATCCGCCCCTCCTACAGTCGCCATGCCCCAACCAGTGACAGGCTCATCTCCATGATATATGTGATTATCACCCCCATGTTAAACCCCATCATTTACAGCTTGAGAAATACAGAGGTTAAAGCAGCAATCAGAAGGTTGTATGTCATGTAA